The Streptomyces sp. TLI_105 DNA segment TGGACAGCACACACACCGCGATGCGCCGGCACGCCTCGGGCGCGGCATACCAGAACTACACGGACGCAAATCTGAGCAACTGGCGCTCCGCGTACTACGGCTCGGCCGCTCACCGACTGGCCGAGCTGAAGAGGCGCTACGACCCGGGCAGGACGTTCGACTTCCCACAGGCTCTGTGAACCGACGCGAGGCGCCGTCACACAGCGGCACCCCGAACCATCGCCGCCGGATACGCGGTGTGCGCTGCCCGCCCCCGCGGTGTCCCCGGAGAAAGCACGGGCGCCGGGACGGTCCCTCCGATGCGGCGAGCAACTCCTCGGAGGAGAACTGCTCCCCGCCCGAGCGAGGATGGTTCCGTTGGTCTCGTGCGCCGGTCACGGCGGGCGGCTGCTCTCCGCACACGCGGGAGTGGCCCCTGTTCCTTGCGGGGGTGGTGTGGTGTGTCTGGTTCGCCAGAGCGCAGTGCTGGCTGTTGTCCCCTGTTCGTGCAGGGTCGATTTGTTTGTGGTGCCCGGGTTGTGGGGGCAGGGCATTTTCGTTGTCGTGATGAGGTTTCCGCATACGGGTCATGTAGGGGTGTACGCGTTTTCCGTATACAGGGCGTTTTTCGGGTCTGAGGCTGTCGAGGTTGTTGCAGCAGGCGCCTGTCTGCCACGCCCTGTGCCGGCCGACGTGTGACTCCGGCTGGTGACGTGGCCGCCAGCTGCACCCTGCCCATTCCCTGAAGGCGTCTGGCCGGTGCCTTCGGCCTTCCTGTGCGTGCTCCTGCTCCGGTTCACCACGACGTGGGACCTCGCGCCCGCCGCCGATGACCGGATTCCACCGCGCACCGCGTGACCCGCCCCCAGCCCTCTTGTCTTGGGCGGGGCCGTGTCTGGCGGCGAAGCAAGGGTGCGCTGGAGGTGTACCTGGCGGCCTAGAAAAGTCCATGGGTCGGCCTAGAAAAGCCCATGGGTCGGCCTAGAGAAAAGCCCATGGGTCGGCGAAGCGGCTACGAGCTTGGCCGGCGCTGCCTCTCGCGGCTCTTCGCGCCAAGGCGCGCCGAGGCGCTCTCAAACCCGTAGGGCCCCGACCGGGGGAGTGGTCGGAGCCCTACGGGGTGTGGGGTGGCTTAAGGCCGGAGGGTGTCCTTGATGTCTTCCTTGGCCTGGCGTGCGTGGCCCTTGGTCTGGTCGGCGCGGCCTTCGGCGGTCATGCGCTCATTGCCGACGGCGCGGCCTACGGTCTCCTTGACCTTGCCCTTGGCCTGCTCGGTGTGAGCCTTGCTCTTCTCCGTGCCCGACATCGGGACCTCCTCGTGAAGTAACCGGATTGGTCTTGACCCCCGCCTACTCGCCCCGGCCCGTCCTAAACACTCACAACCGGCATGACTTACTTCTCTGTCTGCTTCCAGGCATGCTGCTGACAGCGGAGCATGCCCCTGTGGTTGCGGCCCTGGCGCCACCGCTCGGGGCGTTGGACCCGTTATCGAGGATCCGAAGATCACCCCGGCCGGCTGTTCCTCGCCCGAGCGAGGATGGTTCCGTGGGTCCGTACGCCGGTCACGGCGGGCGGCTGCTTTCCGCAGCTGTGGGGATGGTCCCGAGACCTCTACCGGGCTGGCGGGTGCTGCAGAGAACGCCAACGGCCTGCTGCGCCGGCCTTTCCCAGGGGATCCGGCCTTGTTCGGGCACACCCGCGAGCAACGCGTGCACCATCCGATTCGGTGATCGTTTTCGCGCCCCTGCAGGGTGGTGCCGGTTCGCACCGGTCCGCTGCCCGTGGTCCGCTGCCGCGCCCGTCTGATGTCCGTGGGGCAGTTCGCACCCATCCGGCTCACCGTGATGGCGATGTGTCCGGGGCCGGGTGAGGGTGGGACGCGGCGTTCGCGTCGGTCAAGCCCCCTCCTCCCGCTCAGAAGGAGCACAACCATGTCCGAACGTCACACGCTGATTCGCAGTCTGCACGATGTGGGTCTGGCCGCCTGGTTCGGTGGCTCGCTGATGGGTGCGGTCGGCCTCAACGGTGCTGCCAGGAGTGAAGGCGGGACGGAGGCGGCCACGGACCGGATCGCCTCTGCCGGCTGGGCGAAGTGGACGCCGGTCAATGCCGCTGCCATCGGTGTGCACCTGTTCGGCAGTGGGGGGCTGCTGGTCGTGAACGCCCACCGCGTCGCCACCCAGCAGGGCGTCGCCGCCTCCACCGCGGCCAAGACCGTCGTCACCGCGGCGGCCCTGGCCGCCACCGCCTACGCCCGCGTCCTGGGAAAGAAGGTCGAGCTGGCCTCTTCCTCCGACCCGGAGGACGCCGAGAAGGCGAGCAAGCACCCCATCGACCTCGACAAGGCACGTCGGCAGCTGGCCTGTGCGCGGTGGGTGGTACCGGCGCTCACGGGGTGTCTGGTGGTGCTCAACGCCCTGCACGGCGAGCAACAGCGGCCCGCCGAGCAGGTTTCGGGCATGCGGCAGCGCGCCGCGTTCCTCTCTCCGCACCTGCCGGCCGGCATCAGCTGCCACCTGCCGCACTGACTTCGGTCGGCATCCGGACCCCCACCCTCGTACAGGTCGGACCGCGAGTGATCACATCCTTGGAGCACCTGACCGGATTGAACGAGCCGTCCCGTCTTCGGCCCCTCCGCCTTCGTCGACCGGCCAAGGGCTGGTGGTCAGCCATCGACGGCCGGTCCGGCCGGTTCACGGAGGTCCACCGGATCGGCGGGGCTCCGCGAACCGGCCGGACCGGCCCGTGGTGGTCGTCACCGGAGCGTCCAGCGGCATCGGCCGTGGGGTGGCACAGGCACTCGCCGCCCGCGGGGCCGACCTCGTGCT contains these protein-coding regions:
- a CDS encoding CsbD family protein, encoding MSGTEKSKAHTEQAKGKVKETVGRAVGNERMTAEGRADQTKGHARQAKEDIKDTLRP